The Halarchaeum grantii nucleotide sequence TACGGAAGCGCGGGGGAGGGCTCCTGATGCGGCGGCGACGCGAGGGATCGACCGCTAACGGTCCGCGGGCGGTCTCCCGCGGATTCGCCTCCGGTTCTGGGGGATGCTCATGAAACGAATCAGTGCTCTCGCTCTCGTCGTTCTCGTCGTTGGATCGCTCGTCGTCCCGTTCGTCGGCGGCGCAGTAGCCGCTGGAGGGGCGCCGTCGGGGATGACCGGCGTCCCGGACGGGAATATCGACGCGGACGTTCCTGCCGGAGAGAGTCTCCCGGTCGACGCGTCGGATCTCCAGGGACAGGTGTACGCGAGCGAGTACGCGCAGTCGCTCGACGTGACGCTCACAACGGCCGAGAACGCGGACGATGTCGTCGGGAGTGACTCGGTGCGTGTCTCGGGGGACGGGATGGCACTCGTGCTCAGCGACAGTCAGCATCACGCTGGTCGTGAGGTCGGCATCGAGGCAACGGTGCTGCGGCAGTCGCTGGGTTACCTCCCGGAGGCGGTGTATGGAGTCCACGACGACGGCAGCAAGTGGCAGCGCTCCGCGACGTATCGGGACGGGTGGCTCGTCTTCACCGTTCCAGAGTTCTCGAGCAACGTCGTCTCGTTCACCGGGGAGGTGTCGATCAACGCGACCCCCGCGACAGACGGGACGTCCGCGTCGTGGTCGCTGTCCTCGACAGACGCCGTGAGCGCGCCTGTGGTGAATGTGACGGGCGTTCAGAACACGGAGACAGATGTTAAGAGTGTGAGTAGTGCGTCGGATGGGTCGACGACGAATCTGTCTGTCGCGGGGACGTCTGTGAGTCCTGCGACGGTTAATGTGACGGACGTCACTCCGACGTCGTCTGTCGATTATGCGGATAGCTCAGAGCGGTCGACAAGCTCACAGACGACGTTCACGGTCCCAATCGACTCCGACTCGCGGCCGATCTCGGGAGTTAACGTCGAGTGGACGCTCTCGGGCTCGGTTGGCTGGGATGCCGATGCTGCCGTGTACGTCGCGGGCGGCGACGTGGGCAGCAGCGTCTTCTCGGATGGCGAGTTGGTCCAAGAGTACTCTCGGCAGGACGCACCGTGGGACACGGTATATAAGGAGGAGTCTATCGACCCGTCGATTAGTGGAGTTAACACGTTGACAATCGGGTTGGAGGTCCGCTCCTCGAGTTCGGACTTCGACGCGATGACTGTGACTGACCACGACTCGGACGGGGAGGCCATCTCGGTCTCGGTCGAGGAGGATCTCAGTCTAGCTGTGTCTGACTCTGAGACGGGCGATTCGGCAACGGTGACGTCTCCGGGGACCTACTCGCTCGATATCTCGACGTCGACGACGGACCTCTCGTGGTCGGGGAGCGGTAGCGTCGACGGGTCGATCTCCTACGAAGAGCGCACGCAGACCGCCAATGCCAGTGTGGAGCTAAACGGCAACGCGACGACGGTGCACTCTGGAACGCTCGCTGATGGTGAGACGGTCTCGGCGACGCTCGCGAAGAGCGACCTCCGCGAGGGGACGAACCGCCTCAACGTGACGATGGGTGACGGGAGTCTCTCCGCAGACGCCCCGGAAATGCAAGCAGACGTTACCCTCACGCATGATGCAACCGACCGAATCTCAACGACGTACGATGGCGAGAAGTGGTCGGAGCGGTACAACATCTCGCATACGTTCGCGGGAGATCGCGGGAGTGCGTCGGCGACGATCCCGTTTGCGAACGAGGTCGTCGGGATCCGCTCTATCGAAGCGAGTGTGAACGGCTCGGAATGGTCGCCGGTCTCGACGAGTGACTACGCACTCAGTGCTGACGGGAACGACCTCACGGTCGACCTCGACGGTGTCGTCGGTGGAGACATCACAGCGGGGACGAGCGTGAGCGTGCGCACGACGGGAACGCGCGTGCACGTCTCTGGCGGGTCGATCAAGGTGACGGAGCCGACGACGCGTGGTGAGCGACTCGACTCCGAAGTTGCGGTTCTCACGCGTGGGAGTGGTGACTTCGCGATCTCGACAGGCACGCCGAGTCCGGACACGCCACCACGGATCCACTACACGTACGACGAGTCGTGGGATGCAGATGAGCGCGCTGTCGTCACGTCCGGCGGGTCGCAGTCGCTCGTGATGCCGTCGGTCGGTGCCTCGGACACGTTCCGCGTGTCGACGATCCCGGTGGTTGCGGAGCCGGAGACGGCAGCGGGGGACGTCGCGGTGCGCGTCGACGAGCCGGCACAGACGACGCCGCAGTTCGAGGTCTCCGGGAGCGCGCACGAAGGCGACACGATCCGCTACACGTTCCTCGATGCACAGGACGACACGACGTACTCGCTGTACTCGCAAACACGGGACGTCGTGCTCGATTCGGGGACGGCGAACTCGCCGCTGACGCTGAGCGGGGCCGACGACGCGGGAGTGCTCGAGTTCGTCACCGGGAGCGACGGAGCGTCGCAGCCGTCGGACTCGGGTGAGACGGGACTCATGGGGCCCGTGCCATCGAGCACGACGACCGGCGTCTGGGACGCGCTCTCGACGCCGCTGGTGATCCTCACCGGGGTCGTCGCGCTGATCGTCCTCTGGCTCGTTCAGCGGCGGTTCTCTGACTCGGATCCGGCAAGAAGTCGCTCGAGTGGACCACTGTCCCTCGTCGCGTCCACGGCAACGAGTTCGGCGCGGTGGGGACGCCGGCATCCGGGAGCGGTCGGTGTTCTCGCGGCCGTTGTGGGTGTCGGACTCATCGCGACGGGCGTGATCTCGGTTCCGTCGGGGACGGTTCCGGCGCTGTTCACCGTCGGCGCACCGCTCGCGAGCTACGTCGCGCTCGGCCGGCTCGGTGATCGGTCGATGCTCGTCTGGGGCGCGATAGCGGGTATCTCCGTGGTGATCGGGCTCGTCTGGATGGGTGTCGACCTGTTCGGCGAGCTCCTGAACCAGCAGGTGAGTATCGTCCTCGCGGTCGGCGGGCTGGCTCTCGCGTACAAGCTCGTACAGGCGTATCAGAGTCCGAACAAGGTGCAGCGGTTCGTCTTCCGTGGAGGTGACGACAAGTGAGCGTCCTCGGATCGGTCGCGGACGGAGTCGGGCGAGCGGTCGTGTTCGTCATCGCGTTCGCCGTCGCTGCGGTCGGATGGGCGGCCCTGACAGGTGTCGTCGGCGGGATGCTCGACGCGGTCGGGATCGTGATCCCTGCGTCGACGTATCTCGCCGCGACACCGATCGTCTCCGGGTTGGCTGCGAGCTACGTCGTCATGCGGGGTGAGCGATAGATGCGCCGTACGCTCGCGGTGTTGGCTGTGGTCGCGCTCCTCGTGACGACGGTTGGCGGCGTCGCGATGGCGCAGGAGACGTCGTCGAACGACTCGCAGTACACGATAGAGGAGCTGAAGGAGGACGGCCAGCACTACTCACAGCCGTCGATGCGTATCGTTCCATCGGAGAACCGACTGTACTGGTTGGAGCATCGGCCGGTGAATCAGCCGTGGAAGGACGTGACGAAGGCGTCGAGCGGGAAGATGCTCGACGGCCAGTTGCAAACGGACACGCTGTATCTGCGGACGTACACGGCGACGTCTGAGCCACGCTCGGTGGACGTGACGCTCGTCTTCTGGGAGCAGGGGACGCGCAGCGTATCGCGTGGGAACGCGACGACGACGGAGGCCGTGGCGGAGAACGTGAGCGTCGTGCATCGGACGGTGACGCTCGAGCCCGGGAAGTCGCTCGGGGAGATCGCGCTCCCGCAGCACGACGAGTCGACGCGAGTGACGATGTGGCTCGATTCCGCCCCAGAGACGGCGCGATGGACGTTCTCGCACCGGTCGGTGGCGTTCACGCAGCCCATCGACGCGGACACGTGGAGTGACTTCTTGATCCTCGCGGCCGGCTTCGTGATCCTCCCGGCGCTCGCGTTCGGGTGGGTCGGCGGCCGAAAGGTCAAGACTGCGATTGAGAAGGCGGGAGAGCCGCCGGGGCACGGGTTCGGTTACTACGCGCTCGTGGCAACGATCGCGACGGCTCTGATCATGTTCGGTGCGTACTACTACGCGGCGGAGGTGATCGTGACGCTCCCGGTCGTGCTGGGGCTCTACGTCGCCGTCGTGTACGTCGGCTATATGCTCGCGACGCACTCTGGCCGGAGCGAGACGAAGCTGTTCTGGCAGCCGCATATCGAGTCAGTCGAGGCGTTCACGAAGACGAAGCTCCCGGCGATCGGCGCGGGGAACTCGGACAAGCAGCTGTCGTTCAGCGAGGATATGCCGTTCGGGAAGATGCAGTCGTTCCGCGTCCTTGACGAAGGCCAGGACGGGCTGAGCATCGTTCGGAACGGCTGGTTCGCGTTCCTCGCCCGACTCAAGGGCGGTCGTGCGCGGATCGAGAACGCCGACGAGCTGAAGACGCGCTTCTCGCTCACGGAGAGCCCGTGGGGCGAGGTCTTCATCGTGGATCCAGAAGCGACGACGCTGATCGAGTACGAGCCGCCCGGGCTCGAACTGAAGACGCCGGAAGTCGAGTCCTGGAAGGATCTCGTCTGGCCGGCTGCGCTCCTCGGTGCCGGTGGCGTGATCGCGTGGCAGGCCGCCCAGCAGTACGGGCCGACTGCGTGGGCGGTCCTGCTCGTCGCTGTTCCGGTCCTCGCCTGGAAGTTTGCGGTGACGGGGACAGACACGCACGTACATGTGGAACCGGCTCCGGCGGCTCTGCGGCCGGTTCTCGCGTCGATGCTCGTTCTCCACCTCGGCTACCAAGACGCGTCGAAGCTCCGGGAGGCCGAGCAGTTCGCGTGGAGCGCGCTCGCCGGCCAAGAGAAGGAGAAGATGTCGTGGGAGCGGGACCGCGACGAGACGTTCGTCGAGCGGACGTTCCGCGATGAGAGCACCGACGCGGACGGTAGCGACGGCGAGAAATCTGAGTCAGAGGCGCCGCGTGAGGACGACGAGGATCTAATCGACCGTGTGGGGGCGTCGAGTGATGACTGAGCACGACGGCACGCGGTCGCGGCGGCCAGCGGAGGTGCAGGTCGTCACGCAACTCTCGGCGGAGCGTGACCAGCTCCTCGAGGGCTTCACGTCGCGCCGTGCGGTGATTCGGTGGGGCCAACGCGTGGCAGTCCGGACGCTCGGGCAGGTTCCACAGGATCGGTATCGGCAGCTCGCGCGGAGCTTCAAACCGGACAACAACGCGCAGGAGGGCGTGTTGCTCGCGGCGTTCCTCCGGTCGGGTGCGCGAACGCGCGATCTCGACGACGAGGTGGCGCGTGGTCTCCGCGAGCGATGGGCGGCGGACGTCCTCGGCACGGTGAGCGTGCGCGCGTTCCGCTCGATCAGGAAGGATGCTGGCGAGTACATCGGTGACAGCGAGGACGACGGAAGTAGCGACGTGGGGTACGACCCGGCGAGTCAGTCGTTCGCGATGCGGCCAGCGCTCTCCGAGCTCGATGACGTGCAGGCGGACACGCTCGGGATGCTTCTCGGTGGCCTCGAGGATCGGCGGCAGATCCTCGACTGGGGGGACTACCTCACGTCGGCGACGCGTGGTGAGCCGGTCGATCCGGATCTCGGTACGGGCGCGTTCGTGCCGAAGTGCTATCGGGAGTCCTCGACGGTGCGCGCGCTGACGGATCCCGGTGAGGAGTACGAGCGGTTTCGGGAGATGTTCGCGGCGAAGTGGTTGCTCCCGGCGTTCAATCGCGGCGTACGCGACCTGACGAATCGGACGGCAGAGGAGCCCGACGGCGGCGACGACTCGGGGCCAGCGGAAGCACCCTCGTGGTAACTATGAGTGTCATAAAGCAACAGGCGAGTTCGGAGGCAGAGATTCGAGAACAGCTCCGCAAGATCACGGAGCCGTGGGAGAAGTCGCGGCAGGCGCTCGGAGACATCACGGCACAGAACCACGACGACGGCGAGGTGATCCACAAGCACTTCTCGGTGCCGCCGCTGCACAAGTATCTCGCGAAGGCGGATCGCGCGGGCGCACCAGTCGCGCAGTTCCCTCGCGCGTTCGTCGACAACATCCTCTATACGGATAGTCGCGACCTCGAGCTGATGCGCCAGCTGGCCGGAGAGGTCGACTACGACTTCCGTGATCCGAACCCGTCGCACGAGGCGCTCGAACGATACGGCCGGTACCGTGCGAAGCTGATCGAGTGGGTGTGTGACGATCCGCGCCGTGTCTCCGAGGTCCGGAGCGAGGGCGGGACGGACATGTTCATGCACGGCGAGCCGGGGGGTGGGAAGACGACGCTCGCGCTCTCGAACGCGATGTGGCGGATGCAGGTGAACAACGAGACGTTCATCTGGGCGGAGTCAGTCGACGAGTCGGGGACGAACGAGCGGACGGAGTGGCTGGCGTTCGCGCCGTACGCGACGCTGGCGATCCCGGAGGGACTGGGAACATCAGTCCGGGTCGTGCCGAGGGACACGACGGTCGGGTCGTTCACCGTCGACGTCGAGGAGATCGCGCGAGACGTGATCTACTACGACTCGATCCATGATCTGATGACGCAGCTGATGCCGGGGCAGTTCTACGTCGTGTTCCCGGACCCACTGCATCGCGGGTGCGAGGACGTCTCGAAGTTCAACTACATCAACTTCGAGCAGGTGACGCCGCGCAACGAGGACGGGCCGGATGAGCCGACCGACGCCGATCAGTGGTGGTTCGCGTTCGTGGCGCACCGGATCAGCGGCGACGTCTACACGCATCCGACGTTCATCAACCTCGACGAGGCGGGGAACCTCCTCGACCCGGACGCGGCGAAGGACGTCCACCAGCACTATCAGAAGGTGAAGTGGTTCCGCGACAAGTACGCTGACGCGCGGAAGAAGGGCGTGAGCTTCGGCTATCAGGCACACGCGCTCTCGGAGATCAACAAGTTCCCCCGGCAGAAGATCCGGTGGCGCGTGACGATGAGCGGGAACGCGCCGCCGATCGGGCGGAAGCTTCCTGGTGATCGTGAGTGCCCGATGACTGCGGACCTGACGAGTTCGATGGACGCTGGGCAGGCGGTGATCTGGAAGTCGCCGCACTTCGCGGAGATCAAGTGGCCGAACATGAAGGGGCAGGCGCGTCTCGACGCGGAGGTCTCGATCGACTTCGAGCGCTGGCAGGATGCGGCTGGGGGTGCCTGAATATGGGCCGAAAAAAGAAAAATCGCGCTCTCAGGGTTTCGAGATCGGTCGGGAGGGGTCGGCTTCGGTTCGGGCGCGGTTGCGGCGGCCGCGCGCGCCGGGCGGCCGGCGGTCCCACACGCGCGCGTAGTTGGATCGCAGGCGTGGGGGTACCCCCGCGTACGTGCGACGGTCGTGGAGGTGAGCGCGCGTGAGCGACTTGTTCGACTCGTACGTCCGGGAGGCAGTCCGTAGCGACCGTGACGTTCGTCTCGTGGAGTACGACGGTCGCGGCGGTGATATGCTCTTAGAGATAGATGGCATCCGGATCGAAGAACTCCCGCTGATCGCGGACGTCTACTCGTTCGATCTCGAGGAGGTTGGCGACCTCAGTACGGAGAGTCGGGAACTGCTCGATGAGCTCGAGGCGGAGCGTGTGGCGCGGAGTCGAGCGCGACGTCGTGCTCGGGTCGCCGAGCGAACGGGAGCGCATCGGTCGGCGGAAGGAATCGCGTTCAGTGAGGGATCGGCATGATCAGCGAGCTCTTGCACGCGCTCGGTGTGCCGGGATCGATCGTGGTGGTGGCGTCGGTCGCGGTGACGCTGTTCCACGGCCGGCACTTGCTCGCGATCGGGGCGACGGTGGCGACGTGGGCGCGCTTCGTGGGCTTCCTGGTGCTCGTGGGCGCGGTCGCGTATGCGGGCCTGATTCCGGGCGTGAATCTGTCGGTGGCGGTCGAGCCGCTCTGGCACGCGACGTCGGCGCTGGCGGGCGCAGCGTGGGAGTTCGGGCGAGCGTTCTTCGGAAACTGGATGTAGATGGATCTCGGACTGCTCGGGCCGGTGTTCTGCGTCGTCTGGGCCGTCATGTGGCTCGTGGACCGCTATCGGTCGCGCCTGCCGCTCCGGGTGCGCGTATGGCTTGGCGATATCGACCTCGAGGACCCACGGACGGAGGACGCGGTGAAGCTGGCGTACATAGAAGGAGAGATCACGCTGGATGAGTTGGAGCGGCGGCTGTCGGTAATCGTCGATCCGCGCGCCGAACAGTTACAGCGCTCGGTGGAGGCGGTGTCGGGGGTCGGGCCGAAGACGGCGTGGTCACTCGCGGAAGCGTTCGCTGACGAGGATGAGTTGCGTGCGGCGTCGCGCGAGGAGCTGGAGAGGGTGCCGAACGTCGGTGAGGAGCGTGCGCGAGCGATTCGCGAGCGTCTATAGCTCGTGGCTGGCTCGGCAGCGCAGTGGTGGAACGATGAAATCGGAGGTGCACCTGCAAGTGTTTCGTGTGTTTCACGGTGCGGTGCTGCGGCGTAGCGGGTATTTTTTGCCCGTCTCTTTAGGGACACTTCCTAAGGGGGTGCCGACACCCCGTGTCGCAGCCCCGCGAGGTCCGCGACCTCGTCGAGCGTGCTCGACGCCGAAGGTGTCGCGTGTCCGAGTGATTCGGCGCGCGCGAGGGAGATCTTCGCGAGCGT carries:
- a CDS encoding helix-hairpin-helix domain-containing protein, translated to MDLGLLGPVFCVVWAVMWLVDRYRSRLPLRVRVWLGDIDLEDPRTEDAVKLAYIEGEITLDELERRLSVIVDPRAEQLQRSVEAVSGVGPKTAWSLAEAFADEDELRAASREELERVPNVGEERARAIRERL